The Euphorbia lathyris chromosome 4, ddEupLath1.1, whole genome shotgun sequence genomic interval ttaataaatattaactttctctctcgtaaaaaaacacctaaatgacttcaaacctaaaaagttgaagaattaaattgcttaaaatatcatttaactcttgaaaattttcatttcgaggtCATTATCAGCCAAATTTTGACACAGTAAACTCAAATACAAAATCTTACAAACCACAAGATtgcatttgaaaaaaaaaaataacacaaataTCCATCAGCAAATCAATGAAACCACAAGACATCTATATGTAATTAACCTTGTATtctattacttttttttaagtgaAGCTTTGAAAGCCTCATTCCGCTTAATACATAACAAGCAGATGAACTCTCCTCAATGGTGTCATTTTTTGACACGTGTACTGTGATCCcacttaataaaatataaagcaGATGAACTCTCCTCAATGGTGTCATTTTTTGACACGTGTACTGTGATCCCACTTAATAAaatatagggtaaatttcaaataaaacccccgtggttttactaattttcagataaaggactgtggtttactttttgtcaaaacaaggattgaggtttcgtacttggattaatgctattaaaaccatctttaacgaccggaaaatgaaaattttcaagaattaaagttgttcaataccatattttctatggaactacattttcaattttcgaaaatcatcttttttggaattttctctctctaaacattaattttctctctctttaccaaacttcatctaaataatctcaaaataaaaaagttgaagaatcaaagttgcttagaatgttagtagtttttaaaatatgtcattttttaagtcgacaatggtgattttaataatatcaattgaaaaagtccttattttgctaaagttgaaaacctcaatcctcgttttgacaaaaagtaaaccacagtcctttatctgaaaattagtgaaacaacaggggttttatttgaaatttaccctaaaatataATGATGAGATTTCCTATAACATGTGCAAATCCATGCTCTACATGGCAAAATCTGTATAGAGATCCTCCATTTGATACGAAAGATCCGGTACTTCTGATAATTTCTCCTAATAAAAAACTAGCTAGCCAACTGCATCTCTTTCAATATTGTTAGTATTTCTCATATCTATTCAcattttgatatattaaaaaattggcatattttagaagaaaaagaagataagGTAGCCATCTACTCCATTTCAAGCACATTGAGGATAATATATATCAACTTGAGAATTTAATAGCAGAATTTCGATATAGTTACACATTTTTGTTTTCTGCATGATCAAAGTAATTTGAAAGAACCTGATTTAGCCTCTCCAATTGTCCTTCAAATCCCTCGTCTTCCGAAGAGTTTCTACTGGCGAGTCACAACCCAACCTCGCCTGCAAAAGAAGCAAGCCTTGACATAAGAAAGCTATTGTCTCTAAACAGTAGAAAGAAAGTCCGTCGTGCCATGCCAAATTCCATAGGATTCACTTGATTGACCCGATAgtccctcaacttgcttaaaatctAATCTATTAATCCCTTGATTGCAAAGAAGTAAACTACACGTAGAAGATGTGTTGCACGCGAACAAATTGACATGTGCGACATGTCGGAGTTAGACTGGGAGCTAGACTGACACGTAGGAAAAAAggtggttaattttttttaccgtgAAATCCAATCTCTTATTACTTGAGAACTTTTGACGTTAGTTAGGTATTCCAGATTATTAAAACACAGCTAGAAGTAAacaatgttattacataattcacaaaattGGGGCTTTcagggtaaaaataaataaataaataaactccCTTTTTTCTAGGTGTCAAACCAAGTCTGACGTGTCGCTTTTGTTTGGATGAGGGTATTTTAAAGTAAAGTAAGGTAGGGTAAGGTAAGTGAAGTGAATGAAATAATTTGTTGTGTTTGGATAGAAGGTAAGGTaagtgatggtttaataatgtaattgtgtttggtttgatggtaaggtaaagtaagataagttatatacaaaattacttttatatccaAACAATgtcttattttaaaataaattattttaaaataaaatatagagggtaattttggaaaagaaaaatTTGTCACCTCCCTACCCTCCAATTTGGGGTGTAAAGAAAATCAGCCAAATTTCACCTCACCTACCCTCACTTAATATTACATTCAATTACACCTCAAAACAAACAAGATTAGCTACCCTCACTTACTTTAAAATAcctaggggtgtgcatcggtataaaaccgaaccgaaccgaaaaaaccgaataccgaaatgatcaaaataattcaaacCGACACCAAACCGAATAATAggtaaaaccgaattaaaaccgaaccgaaatatgcggttcggttcggtttaaaccgaacaaaccgaattaagttaaaaataaaaaataaaaaataaaaatcactatattttctcattaaatttacctcaacaacaacaaaaattgaaatatttccaaaatatatctatattgagtTATTATatcaacaataataaaaaaaaaaaaatttgtataatcaaatatatgtgtatagatatatataaaaatataaaatatgtgtaattcggtgcggttcggtttttttacattttctgtcaaaccgaaccgaataccgaaatacatttaaaattaaaaccgatgccgaaccgaattgttaaaaaaaccgaaccgaaaaaccgaattcactcggttcggtccggtatgcggtttaaaccgaaccgatgcacacccctaaaaATACCTCCATCCAAACAAACTGTTAGGTGTCAAGTTGTTTTAATTTTCCAAGGCACGTGAACAACTTCCGTATACAGTTTACTTCTTAGCAACCAAGAGATTAAGTGACTACGTTTTAAGCAAGTTGGGGGAGGCTACCATGACAATTCAAGCAAGCTGAtgggtcaatcaagctttttggacaagctTATGGGGCtgataatgtattaagcctactTTTTAACACCATTAGAATTCAAATCTtgtcccaaaaaaaaaaaaaaaggtaaaccTGAAGTTCTGGAAGATCAGCACGCATGAATGGATTTGTTTCCAGCTCTTCCTCGATAGTTGACGGGATGGTTGGGAGCCCTGCTTGCCGCTGTTTCTGAGCCCATGAGAGCTTTTGCTGTGTCTTCACATTGTCTGGTTCAACTGTCAGAGCAAACTGCAGGTTCTTGACTGTGTACTGGAGGAAGCATGATAAAAGATGTTACATTGGCATCAAAATAAACGAATTCAAAATAAGCATGACCACTATTTGAAACAACAACATTTAGCAAAGACAGAAATCCAGTTCGATGATTGAACCAATTATCGTTCACTAGCTAGAAAAATAACTATCAAATGATTATCAATACTGTTCCGTTCCAATCTCGCTTGAACCTACTAGTAGATCACATCTGATGCAGACAATGGTCTATACTCAATGTTGCACGGATACTTCTATTTAATAGCGTTTCTGCATTCCGTGATTGTTTCGTGTCTGTGTCTTTTTTCATTTGCAGGCTATTTTATGaagttatgttttagaaataacgtttccggtgtccgtgcaacatagctatACTTGATGTACCAACTACTACTGTTAATAACTATTGCATGACCCTAAAACTGCTCAAGAGTTGGTTCGGTGAATAAACCTTCTTAATTTCTTACATGCTATCCTGATAATATGGCACGGAAACTCCTCTTGAATAGTGTTTCCGGGTTTCGTGTCTGTTTCCATTTCAGTTTCTCGGCTATGTTTTGACGACTATGTgttagaaataacgttttctgGTGTCCGTTTCATTTCCGTTTTCATGGAACGTAGGTTGAACAAAATGAACTCCTCAATTAGCATTCTCATCTTTAAACATAAATCACTCAATCGAGCTAGTAAACCTGTGTTCTTAATCTTTCATCTGTATTGGAACCTTTATAGTGCAAACATCATAAAAGTCTAGTTTTCTGATGAACACAATGAAACTACAAGAATAGCTTAATTTAAACATAAAAGTATAAAAAGGATTAGAGATGTGTAGTAAAAATAATATGATGCATTCCGAAGTTCTATATATTTTTCGTTCATATGCATTGACTTTTAAAAGCATTCAAATTTTTCCATTTATATCATAAAGGAAAATAAGTACTAATAAGCAGGATTATGTTtacaaacaaataaattaccTCGTGGCCACAGTAAACTTGAGTAGGCTTTGgcaatgaagccaaagtttgACAAAGTGATTGGTACATCTGTTCTGCAGTTCCTTCAAAAAATTTCCCGCAGCCAGCAATGAACTGCAAATTGAACAAGGTTACAAAAGTTAGGGCTTTAACCatgccgagctttggcctgaaTTGACAAGCTTGAGCTCACGATCCTATTCGTGAGCTGCTCGCGAGCTTGTTCATGAGCTTTGCTGGCGAGCAGCTTGCTAATTCTGTTCATGAACTTCGCTTgcaaacaactcattaattatgttcatttaCTATATTCATTTGAAATTGTTTCAACACAAAACTatgttgttttacatttttctctttgtagaaatactattattaaaaaaataattgaaccaaGCTTGCTCACGAGCGTGTTCATGAACATCATGAACCTACAACCAAGCGAGCTTTTGAGTCGAGTTTCGtcgtgctcaagctcggcttATTTATAAATCAAGCCGAACACGGTCAAGCTTTTATCagcagagccgctcatgagcggctcggctcatttacagccctaacaAAAGTTAATGGCTTAAAATGGTTTAGGTGGACTACATAACTTATGCTTGAGAAAATACCATATTTAACAGTAGCACGTTTAAAGTTTATACCCTACATATATTGCCTCCTTTAACTAGCTTATCTATGATAAAATCCATATACACAACTGCATAAAGCTGATAATCATTTATTGGCTATACTCCACGAAAAACATTTCATAACTCCTAAAAGGACAACCAATTTGTATTGTGAATCTGAAAGCAATAGCATTCCAAATAAACAAACTAAGACCTATCTGTGCACTTACTAGCGTGTCTCCAGTGAACACTGCTGGATTCTCTTCCGCCTTGCCAGTTACGTAATAACTAATGTGACCTTTTGTATGACTGTAAACAAGAAAGTTAGTGAAATGGAAgacataaaaaatttataataaaaggaaTTGTTGTTACATTTGGGTGAAAGGAAAACCATGGAACATGGTAGAAATTTGAAGTAAGGAGTTCAGAAGCCTGTTCAACAGATTCCTGAGCAGGAAAAAGAGCTTAGCCCACTTTCATACCTAGGGTAGCAAATGGGGCACGGATTATTCATCCTCGATGCGGATTCGCCCCAATGGGGACGGGGAACCCCGTTTATTTTCCCCATTGAGTGGGGATGGAATAAAATTACCTCGAGGTGGGGATGGGGCAGGGGCAGGGACAGGGACCTCTATCCCCACCCTACAGGGATTCCCATCCCATCCCC includes:
- the LOC136225589 gene encoding hydroxyacylglutathione hydrolase cytoplasmic-like isoform X3, which encodes MRPLKKQRWWIQWSPIRFFKLSIITGDHAGGNEKMKELVPGIEVCGGSIDNVKGCTHKLDNGDKLTLGSHVNILALHTPCHTKGHISYYVTGKAEENPAVFTGDTLFIAGCGKFFEGTAEQMYQSLCQTLASLPKPTQVYCGHEYTVKNLQFALTVEPDNVKTQQKLSWAQKQRQAGLPTIPSTIEEELETNPFMRADLPELQARLGCDSPVETLRKTRDLKDNWRG
- the LOC136225589 gene encoding hydroxyacylglutathione hydrolase cytoplasmic-like isoform X2, whose product is MIDSNSLSNFLASVPRSLFWCHFVHNVTTHKILQALNHHVVILKLVLTTHHHWDHAGGNEKMKELVPGIEVCGGSIDNVKGCTHKLDNGDKLTLGSHVNILALHTPCHTKGHISYYVTGKAEENPAVFTGDTLFIAGCGKFFEGTAEQMYQSLCQTLASLPKPTQVYCGHEYTVKNLQFALTVEPDNVKTQQKLSWAQKQRQAGLPTIPSTIEEELETNPFMRADLPELQARLGCDSPVETLRKTRDLKDNWRG
- the LOC136225589 gene encoding hydroxyacylglutathione hydrolase cytoplasmic-like isoform X1 — its product is MKIFHVPCLEDNYAYLIIDETTKEAAVVDPVEPDKILQALNHHGVNLKLVLTTHHHWDHAGGNEKMKELVPGIEVCGGSIDNVKGCTHKLDNGDKLTLGSHVNILALHTPCHTKGHISYYVTGKAEENPAVFTGDTLFIAGCGKFFEGTAEQMYQSLCQTLASLPKPTQVYCGHEYTVKNLQFALTVEPDNVKTQQKLSWAQKQRQAGLPTIPSTIEEELETNPFMRADLPELQARLGCDSPVETLRKTRDLKDNWRG